DNA sequence from the Cucumis melo cultivar AY chromosome 6, USDA_Cmelo_AY_1.0, whole genome shotgun sequence genome:
cgccatcgcagcgacatggtgtcaagggtagggataaaacaagcgcctcatgacaaaagaataaataagctggaggccagagataaaacaagcgccatctcagcaacatggtgtcaagggccagggataaaacaagcgtctcatgacaaaagaacaaataagctggaggccagggataaaacaagcatCATCGCAGCAatatggtgtcaagggccagggataaaacaaggcctcatgacaaaagaatgaataatCAAGCTAAAGgtcatatattaaattatcaTATTAATAATGTATACCATGTCACCTATGGTAATGCAGACAATGTGAAAAGTCATGTATGCATGaacaatgttaaaaaaaattgaatcattgtTTACTTTTCTCAAGAAATAAAACCAAAACATGTGTAATAGCTCAATAACGTTCATGAGTACTAAAACCTCAAGTACAAACTCATATCCTTGAAATATTAGTGACTTGACAAGAAAATGCTAGAACCAAAAGCTAATCGTTGCTCTATGTATAGTATTTCTTCACATAGTTTGCACTTATCGGGTAAGGCAAGTCATTTCCGTCCATATTTGTCAAAATTAAAGCTCCTCCTGAGAAAGCATATATATGGTCCCTCGTAATTAGGAGTTCATTTTCCTCtgtgatccttttgaaaaggcAGGATCCTTTTTAACACTAGATCCCCTTCTTGAAAATGGTGATGTCGaacttttctattttcttttggtACAACTGTCCTTTACATAGTGTAGTCAGTCTCCTTTCTTTTATGAAATTCAGTTGCTCGTACCTTACTTGAGCCCCCTTTTCTTCATCTAGTTCTACCTCTTGGATTACCCTAAGGGATGGCACCTCAACTTCAACAGGTAAAATTGCTTCGAAACCATACACTAGTGAAAGAGGAGTTGCCCCTGATATTTTATATCCATATAATGCAAAAGGCAACATTTCATGTCAATCTTTATAAGTGACAAACATTTTCTCGAGAatctttttgatatttttgttcgcTGCTTACACTACCTCATTCATCTTAGGGCAATAAGGAGTAGAATTAGAATGTTTAACCTTGAACTAACTGCACAACTCCTCCATTAATTGGTTATTCAGGTTTTTTCATTGACAACGACTTGCTTGGCGTCACTCTTGTATGAAGCAACCTCTACCCACTTCTTGAAATAGTCTAGGGCTACCAAAATGAATTGATGATCGTTTGATACCTTTAACTCAACTTGCGAAGCTTTTGTCGTATAGGTTTACATTCTAGTTTAAGTGGTAATCGATGTATTACAATCTCTGTATCGAAACCAAACGTATTTCGATGCCATGTAAAATATCTTTGAACTCGTGTAGCAGGGTCACATGACCTAATTAATCCTGCTCTTGAACTAAAGTGCCAATTCACAATCCTTTCACTTCTTCTAGTGTTCCCAAATTGATAACCCTCACAGTCTCTTGATAGTTGATATGACATAGTCCTATTTCTTGCTCTATCAATCTTAGTAATTCATGAGATATATCATATCCATCCACTTCAATATTCTGCTTTAGATTACAGATTGAAACCTCAAAATCAATAACGTCATCGATGTCACTTTCAACTTTGGTGCCCCTATTACAGATACTAAATTGCACCAGTAAAAAGCAAAAAAGGAGAGACAAGAGAAATAGATACGGTATTTGAGATAGAATCAACATTCttcatttcttaaaaaaaaataaaggaagtaCATAATGACTAGGGtattaaaaatgcaactttgtAAAAACAAGGAAGGATGCCcttattacaaaaagaaaagaaatcctGTGACCTTAGGCATAATCAAAGGGTGCATAAAACGCTATTACTTTTGTGATCCTTTAGAGACTTTTAGCGTCCTCTTGATCTCCCAATTGTTCAACTCAAATTTTGGTGGAAACTGAGAAACCGAAATAGTATTCTTGGAGATAACCGTAATTGAGGTATCATTTGAAGTTTCCTTATTAATAATCATGTCGACCTCGATTTCTTGCATGTTCATTTGTCCTACCAAGAGAATCTTTGCATCCATCAACTTTTGTACCTCATTCTTGAACTATTCAATGAAATGGTCATCTATCTTAGGGTGGAATAAACACTACTTCTCGTTGGCGCATCCAAACTTCTCCCCCTCATCATTGTTAAACCTTGGTGACAAATATCCAGCTCTACGAAGGATTTGGAAAAGTGTATTTATTGAAGTAGTCACATCACACACCTTATTCTTGTATCTTTCCGTGAATGTGTCAACAATATTTATGGCGGGACCCTCATGATTTGGTAAAGGGTTCTGGTTAACGTCAGACTCTTCTTCTGTCTTCTTGAATTTCAACCATCCGGCCTTGACTAGACTTTGCACTTTAGCTTTCAAAGGAAAACTGTTCTCAGTATAATGTCCAACTACCCCAACATGATATTCACATTTTACGTTGGGGTCATACCACTTAGGATATGGTGGTTGCAAAGGCTCTTGTGGTACGATAGCCACTTGATGACTCTTTAAAAGTTTAGGCAAAAGCTTTGTATATGACATAGGTATGGGATCAAAATAGGTTTGCTTCCAACTGTTCCTTTCATTTACCTCCATTCTGATAACTATAGGAGTAATTTGTCTGCCCCACAGTTGATGAGGATACATGCACTACTCTTTGAGTCGAGCTCAACTCatgtatttcttcttctttttttctttggggTCATCATTCTTCTTATCGCTGAAGCGGGATCAAAGATCCTTTCATTCTTCACTCCAAATTCAATCCTCTCCCCAATGGTTATGACGTCTGAGAAATTAGTTGAAGCACTTCCAACCATTCTATCATAATATGGGGCCCGAAGAGTGTTTATGAACATAGCCATCAATTCTTTGAATGTCAGGGGAGGTTGCACTTGTGCAGCTAACTCTCTCCATCGCTGTGCATATTCCTTGAAagtttcaacattcttttttttccattctCTGAAGATCCAGACGATCGGGTGCCATATCATTGTTGTacttatattttctaaaaaaaagaatcagCAAGATCCTTCCACCTATGCACTTGTGAACCATCTAATTGCATGTACCAGTGAGAAGTCGGGCCGATTAAGCTGTCTTGGAAGCAATGAATCAACAATTTATCATCATGAGCGTAAGCTGACATTTTCAGACAATACATAACTAGATGACTTTTTGCGCACGTGGTTCCATTGTACTTCTCAAAATCTAGAGTCTTGAATTTGGGAGGAATCACCATATCTGATATCAAACATAGTTGTGTTACGTCAATACTCCCATACATGTCTGCACCTTCAATGGCGCGTAATCTTTCTTCTAGAAATTCCAGTCTTTTTCTACTACCCTGCTCTTCTGAAATTTTCTTACCACTTTCTGTACTTGGAGTACACATTGGATCGCTCACATGGTTTTCCTGTTGGGTGATCGAAGTAGGATTTTGTGTAGGATAAGTCATGCGAGGACTAGACGACCTTTGCGAAGTAAAACCTGGAGGGTATGCAGGCATGTCTTCTAGCACCTGGTTCAGATCTACTTCCACTTGTGATGAAATCCCCGCAACACTCTTTCCTCTTCTAGTAGTGAGCAGTTCTAAGATCTTTGCCAATTGATCTTTCAATCCTTCAACGTCTTGACGAACTGCTTGAACCTGATCATTGGTTTGCTCATCCATTATTCGAGCCTTTCTTTTTGTCCAATATGGATGCTGAGGAGGTGAACCTTGAGCTATTTTGCAAGTTTTGGCTTTAATCTTTTCCAAAAAGAGAATAATGATTCAATTAGGATGAGTCTAGATGTAAATGCTAAATGTGAGAAAGAAAACCATCAAATAATGCAATGACTCAAACAAACTTAGTGAAGTTAATGCTAGTATCCTATCTGACATAGGCCCTCAAAATGGTGTATAGTCACACTTGATCATACAACCaaattgagtgagaattttTCGTGTGCCTGCACGGGAGCAACAACTCCTCGAAGGTCAAACACTACTACATCCTCGAATCTAATCTTATAGGTACAACCTGAGTAGAGGGCTT
Encoded proteins:
- the LOC127149694 gene encoding uncharacterized protein LOC127149694, whose product is MDEQTNDQVQAVRQDVEGLKDQLAKILELLTTRRGKSVAGISSQVEVDLNQVLEDMPAYPPGFTSQRSSSPRMTYPTQNPTSITQQENHVSDPMCTPSTESGKKISEEQGSRKRLEFLEERLRAIEGADMYGSIDVTQLCLISDMVIPPKFKTLDFEKYNGTTCAKSHLVMYCLKMSAYAHDDKLLIHCFQDSLIGPTSHWYMQLDGSQVHRWKDLADSFF